A genomic region of Metopolophium dirhodum isolate CAU chromosome 1, ASM1992520v1, whole genome shotgun sequence contains the following coding sequences:
- the LOC132934153 gene encoding uncharacterized protein LOC132934153: MDFEFTMMNRTSIVVISGAISNSLNKCKIRKLEGIPLLLPLLEQVREMKVHELLLAKKEIKRILSCKQVLQEACLTQLEKSMNSSLNNLKPDYIERYISKGDKLNVIVVWNGHSDRNILQRMEIDKFEILNITCYDEHLTKEFTIKLEKLKTKEIIFKYEIGSFEKNSRMLNLEETHTKVCPKKHRMTYAHDPKMDVRFTKCIFNIVLRKQGYTNLIKYFN, translated from the coding sequence ATGGATTTTGAGTTCACCATGATGAATAGAACGAGTATAGTGGTAATATCCGGAGCAATTTCGAACAGCCTGAACAAGTGCAAAATTCGAAAGCTAGAAGGGATACCGCTACTTTTGCCACTTCTTGAACAAGTAAGAGAAATGAAAGTTCATGAATTACTGTTGGCCAAAAAGGAAATCAAGCGGATACTAAGCTGTAAACAGGTACTTCAGGAGGCTTGTTTAACGCAACTCGAGAAAAGTATGAATtctagtttaaataatttaaaaccagacTATATTGAAAGGTATATTTCAAAGGGAGATAAATTAAACGTAATAGTAGTGTGGAATGGGCATTCTGATAGGAACATTTTACAAAGAATGGAAAtagataaatttgaaattttgaatataacttGTTATGATGAACATCTTACAAaagaatttacaattaaattagaaaaactaaaaacaaaagagattatatttaaatatgaaataggttcatttgaaaaaaatagtagAATGTTAAATTTGGAGGAAACTCACACTAAAGTGTGTCCGAAAAAACATAGAATGACTTACGCTCACGACCCGAAAATGGACGTGAGGTTCACGAAGTGTATATTCAATATAGTTTTGAGGAAACAAGGATACacgaatttaataaaatattttaattaa
- the LOC132933817 gene encoding 52 kDa repressor of the inhibitor of the protein kinase-like translates to MLPSNALDAIRCCDPIIFPNIFMLLKMLCCLPVSTSTPERSFSGLKRIKTYLRNSMKEDRLNGSVLLSYYRNVVITPDEVLNEMAKKPRKIDLVL, encoded by the exons ATGCTACCTTCTAATGCATTGGATGCCATCAGGTGTTGTGACCCAATCATATTccctaatatatttatgttattaaaaatgttgtgctGTCTACCTGTTTCTACTTCAACACCAGAAAGGTCTTTTTCTGgcttaaaaagaataaaaacctACCTCAGAAACAGTATGAAAgag GATCGTCTCAATGGTTCAGTGTTACTGAGTTATTATAGGAATGTTGTTATCACGCCAGATGAAGTATTAAATGAAATGGCAAAGAAGCCGAGAAAAATAGACTTAgtgttataa